GCGGTTAATTTTGACATCACAAGCTTTGCTAACTGGTTGATATCAAAATCATACCGTAATTACCTACTGCTCTCGAGAAAATTGCGTTAAAAATGGTACTACATCATTTGCAGGCAACGGCTTAGAAAAGTAATAGCCTTGAATATAATCACAACCGGCTTCGGTTAACACAGCTAATTGCTCGCGCTCTTCAACTCCTTCAGCAACGACTTTAATACCCAACACCCGACTCATTTGAATAATCGATTTAACCAGCGCTTCGTCACCTAAATCAACATGTACTTCATCGATAAATGACTTATCTAGCTTAAGTACATCAACTGGAAAGCGGCGCAAGTAGCTAAGAGACGAATAACCGGTACCAAAATCATCTAATGAAATTAAACAGCCAGCTTGCTTCAACTGCTTTAACACATCGAGATGGTTCGTATTTTCTGGCGCTAGAACACTCTCAGTTAATTCAAATGAAATTTGTGATGGTTTAACCCCTTGCCCTTTAATAATCTCAAGCCATGCATTACGTTCAGGGTTAAACTCAGTAAACTCAAATAAAGAACGGTTTACGTTAAAAACAAAGTTTTCATAGCCTTGTGCTTCTAGCGCTTTTATTTGCTGACAGGTTTTAATCAACACAAGTTCACCGAGAGGAATAATCACCCGCGACTCTTCTGCAAGCGGAATAAACTCGGCAGGTGATACCCATTGTCCTTGGTTATTCCAACGCACTAAACTTTCGAATTTAGCAACCGTGTTATTTTCAATATCAATAATAGGTTGAAAATACACATCAATTTCGTTGTTCTTCACCGCTTGAGTAAGCTGCTCAACCAGCAAGTTATGTTTTTTGACCTTGTTATCCATTTCTTTACAGAAAAACAGGTACTCATCGCCTGTTTGTTTGGCATTCAAAGTGGCAAGCTCAGCTTGGCGAACTAAACGACGAGCTATTTTTTCGATTTTTTCTTGTGAACTAACCGCGCCAGTTTGCTCAAACCGACTAATGCCCAGCGTAACTGACACCTGCTGACTAATGCCGCCAATAGATACGGGCTCAACGAGTAACGCGGTAATTTGTTTACAAACATGCTCAAGCTCGCTGATATGCTGATAAGTTTGTAAAATTGCAAAACTATCACCATCGATCCGCGAAAAAGCAGATTCTTTAAAGCTGCTATTGAGTCGCTCTGAAAGCTCGCATAAAACCTTATCACCAAAGGTTAAACCGTAAACGGTGTTGATATCTTGAAACTTATCAACATCAAAGTAGATCACAGCTAGGTTAGTATTCTCATCATCTTGATACGACAAAGATGATAGCAACTGGCATAAGTACTCTTTGAAGTAAAAACGATTGGTCAAACCGGTAAGTTGATCGTGGTTAGCATGAAAATAGATTTTCTGCTCAGCTTCTTTTTTCTCGGTGATATCCAAAATAAATGCCACATAGCAATCTTCACCATTATTTTGCATTTTGGTTATCGATAAAAATTGCGTATACAACTTACCTTGTTTGGTTTTATTAGTGATTTCCCCAGACCACTTACCCTCAGTATTAATTTGGTGCCACATCACTTTATAAAAATGCGGATCATACTTGTTTGAGCTTAAAATATTTGGATTTTGCCCCAAGACTTCATCCAACGAATAGCCCGTCATTTTAGTAAATGCAGTATTTGCGTAGGTAATATGCACATTGTGGTCGCAAATAAAAATTGCTTCGTGGCTTTGCTCAATCAATTGGTTTGCAAAATCAAGTTTAGCTATAAAGCGGTCTTTTTCGATTTCACGCTGGATAAGACCAGTAAATAACGAGAAAAATGACTCAATTTGCATCGCATCATTTATTTCATGCTGAAATAGCGCGACAAGAATAGTATCGGTTTTACCCGATATACTTTGTAAAGGCACACCCACATAGGCTTCAATGCCCATATCGACAAGTAGCTGATCATTTGGGAATAACTGCTGAACTCCTGCACTGTAACTAGAGATACTGCCACAGCTCACATCGTTACAAGGCGTACAGCGGATATCGTAGCTGATGTTTTCAACAATTTCGTCATGCGCACATAAAGCTATAGTCGTTGCATGCAAAGTTGACTCATCGACTTGAGCTAAAAAAACATGAGAAGCACCAAGCACTTCTGATAAAGACAGGCATATTGCATTATAAAAGTTCTCACTTTTAAGATTTGAAATACTTTCAACAATACGCTTTAAGTCGTATGTACCCACGATATGCTACCTTACCCGATAATGTGCACTAAGTGATTGACTTCACTTATACTTAAGGCCACAAATTGTATTATAAGATGTATTCAAACACCATCGTACTCTAGTCTAAAATGATTAATTTTCAATCAAATAAACACACTTTTTACAGGGTTATTTTTAGATTAAGCATAGTTTGA
Above is a window of Pseudoalteromonas shioyasakiensis DNA encoding:
- a CDS encoding putative bifunctional diguanylate cyclase/phosphodiesterase is translated as MGTYDLKRIVESISNLKSENFYNAICLSLSEVLGASHVFLAQVDESTLHATTIALCAHDEIVENISYDIRCTPCNDVSCGSISSYSAGVQQLFPNDQLLVDMGIEAYVGVPLQSISGKTDTILVALFQHEINDAMQIESFFSLFTGLIQREIEKDRFIAKLDFANQLIEQSHEAIFICDHNVHITYANTAFTKMTGYSLDEVLGQNPNILSSNKYDPHFYKVMWHQINTEGKWSGEITNKTKQGKLYTQFLSITKMQNNGEDCYVAFILDITEKKEAEQKIYFHANHDQLTGLTNRFYFKEYLCQLLSSLSYQDDENTNLAVIYFDVDKFQDINTVYGLTFGDKVLCELSERLNSSFKESAFSRIDGDSFAILQTYQHISELEHVCKQITALLVEPVSIGGISQQVSVTLGISRFEQTGAVSSQEKIEKIARRLVRQAELATLNAKQTGDEYLFFCKEMDNKVKKHNLLVEQLTQAVKNNEIDVYFQPIIDIENNTVAKFESLVRWNNQGQWVSPAEFIPLAEESRVIIPLGELVLIKTCQQIKALEAQGYENFVFNVNRSLFEFTEFNPERNAWLEIIKGQGVKPSQISFELTESVLAPENTNHLDVLKQLKQAGCLISLDDFGTGYSSLSYLRRFPVDVLKLDKSFIDEVHVDLGDEALVKSIIQMSRVLGIKVVAEGVEEREQLAVLTEAGCDYIQGYYFSKPLPANDVVPFLTQFSREQ